The Metabacillus sediminilitoris genome window below encodes:
- a CDS encoding phospho-sugar mutase, whose translation MSWELSYERWKNKQDLDQELKTLLTEIEGNEKVLEDCFYKELEFGTGGMRGEVGPGTNRMNLYTIRKASEGLATYIDSFGEEAKKRGVAIAYDSRHKSPEFAMEAAKTLASHGIQTYVFEELRPTPELSFAVRHLNAFSGIVITASHNPPEYNGYKVYGEDGGQLPPAAADTVISYVNQVEDELLIKVQDEAVLKEQGLIKMIGEEIDQAYTEKLTTISVNPGLSKEVDVKVIFTPLHGTANKPVRNGLKALGYENVTVVKEQELPDPNFSTVKSPNPEEHDAFTLAIRDGETIDADLLIGTDPDADRLGVAVKNNEGQYVVLTGNQTGALLLHYLLSEKKANGTLPGNGVVLKTIVTSEIGRDIATSFGLDTIDTLTGFKFIGEKINEYERTGQYEFQFGYEESYGYLIGDFARDKDAVQAALLAVEVAAFYKKKGLTLYQGLLEIFKDYGYYKEGLQSLTLKGKEGAEQIQGILHSFRTNPPTVVAGKKITTIEDYKTSERQNVQADTTEKIDLPGSNVLKYILEDNSWFCVRPSGTEPKAKFYFGVNSETLEQSEQQLAALEAGVMEIVNNLVHELSK comes from the coding sequence ATGAGCTGGGAACTAAGCTACGAACGTTGGAAAAATAAGCAAGACTTAGATCAAGAACTGAAAACTTTATTAACTGAAATTGAAGGTAATGAAAAAGTATTAGAAGATTGCTTTTACAAGGAATTAGAATTCGGAACAGGTGGTATGCGCGGTGAGGTCGGGCCAGGTACAAACCGTATGAATTTATATACGATTCGAAAAGCATCTGAAGGCTTGGCAACTTACATAGATTCTTTTGGTGAGGAAGCAAAAAAGCGCGGTGTAGCAATTGCATATGATTCTCGCCATAAGTCACCCGAATTCGCGATGGAAGCTGCTAAGACGTTAGCTTCTCACGGAATTCAAACATACGTTTTTGAAGAGTTACGTCCTACTCCTGAATTATCATTTGCTGTTCGTCATTTGAATGCATTTTCAGGTATTGTTATTACAGCTAGTCATAACCCTCCAGAATATAATGGCTACAAAGTATATGGTGAAGATGGTGGACAATTGCCGCCTGCTGCAGCTGATACAGTCATTTCATATGTCAATCAAGTAGAAGATGAATTGCTAATTAAGGTTCAAGATGAGGCTGTGTTAAAAGAACAAGGACTAATCAAAATGATTGGTGAGGAAATTGACCAAGCCTATACAGAGAAGCTAACAACGATTTCTGTTAATCCTGGCCTTTCAAAAGAAGTTGATGTAAAAGTCATTTTCACGCCTTTACATGGAACGGCTAACAAGCCAGTTCGCAACGGATTAAAAGCTCTTGGCTATGAAAATGTCACAGTAGTTAAAGAACAAGAACTGCCAGATCCAAATTTCTCTACTGTTAAATCACCTAATCCAGAAGAGCATGATGCATTTACATTAGCGATTCGTGACGGAGAAACAATCGATGCTGATCTTCTTATCGGTACAGATCCAGATGCAGACAGACTTGGAGTAGCAGTGAAAAATAATGAAGGTCAATATGTGGTGTTAACTGGTAACCAAACTGGTGCGCTTCTTCTACATTATTTACTATCTGAGAAAAAAGCGAACGGAACATTACCTGGTAATGGTGTCGTATTAAAAACAATCGTAACATCAGAAATCGGCCGTGATATTGCGACGTCATTTGGTTTAGATACAATTGATACTCTTACAGGATTTAAATTTATCGGTGAAAAAATTAATGAGTACGAACGAACTGGACAATATGAATTTCAGTTTGGCTATGAAGAAAGTTACGGCTATTTGATCGGAGATTTTGCACGTGATAAGGATGCGGTGCAAGCAGCTTTATTAGCTGTTGAGGTTGCGGCTTTCTATAAAAAGAAAGGCTTAACACTGTATCAAGGATTACTGGAAATCTTTAAAGACTATGGCTATTACAAAGAGGGCTTACAATCACTTACACTAAAAGGAAAAGAAGGGGCAGAACAAATTCAAGGCATTCTTCATTCCTTTAGAACAAATCCTCCAACTGTGGTTGCCGGTAAAAAAATCACAACAATCGAAGATTATAAAACAAGTGAACGTCAAAATGTACAAGCTGACACAACCGAAAAAATTGATCTGCCAGGATCTAACGTATTAAAATACATCCTGGAGGATAACTCTTGGTTCTGTGTAAGACCATCTGGAACAGAGCCAAAAGCTAAGTTTTACTTCGGGGTTAATAGTGAGACACTAGAACAAAGTGAACAACAATTGGCTGCTTTAGAAGCTGGTGTGATGGAAATTGTAAATAATTTGGTTCATGAATTAAGTAAATAA
- a CDS encoding YhdB family protein, whose translation MNNVDYDKALYYTHRSQWDNLLILMVRTKDDFLSKKIEHFLHAYNFENDYKEVEKQLYSLLRYIDHAVEYPELEYVQQI comes from the coding sequence TTGAACAATGTTGACTACGATAAAGCATTATATTACACACATCGTTCACAGTGGGATAACCTACTCATATTAATGGTTCGCACGAAGGACGATTTCTTATCAAAAAAAATTGAACATTTTTTACATGCATATAACTTTGAAAATGACTACAAAGAAGTCGAGAAACAGTTATATTCATTACTAAGATATATTGATCATGCTGTTGAATATCCAGAATTAGAATATGTTCAACAAATATAA
- a CDS encoding M14 family zinc carboxypeptidase, translating to MKKRLTILFLIFLIGICHGHAVATEKYSYERMRGHLQQLAKTYGLEMKVIGHSEFEREILAIKVGKGPRSVLVTGSHHGREWLTTHVIMKMIDQYAMAYQKGISLYGHNLNVLDEIAIWFVPMVNPDGVMIQQKGIAEFPFLLQEVYLDMNKGDQDFSRWKANGLGVDLNRQYPAGWEQIEGDQPHASYSHYKGKKPFEASEVKALLTFTKNTQPLVSVSYHTSGRMIYWYYFNELQHLHRDYQLIEQVAEKTDYEISYPPANAIGGGYTDWFIQEYKRPALTLELSYLVEETNPPLCVLEEEWEKNKEVGLILANFAKREFLQ from the coding sequence ATGAAGAAAAGGTTAACCATCCTTTTCCTAATTTTCCTAATTGGTATATGCCATGGACATGCAGTTGCAACTGAAAAGTATTCTTATGAAAGAATGAGGGGGCATTTGCAGCAATTAGCAAAAACATATGGGTTGGAAATGAAAGTAATCGGTCACTCAGAATTTGAACGAGAAATTTTAGCGATTAAGGTAGGGAAGGGACCGCGTTCCGTTCTGGTTACAGGTAGCCATCATGGGCGGGAATGGCTGACTACACATGTCATCATGAAAATGATTGATCAATATGCAATGGCCTATCAAAAAGGCATATCCTTATATGGACATAATCTAAATGTTTTGGATGAGATTGCGATTTGGTTTGTACCGATGGTTAATCCAGATGGTGTAATGATTCAACAAAAGGGAATTGCAGAGTTTCCTTTTCTTTTACAAGAAGTGTATCTAGATATGAATAAAGGGGATCAAGACTTTTCTAGATGGAAAGCTAACGGACTTGGTGTGGATTTAAATCGACAATATCCAGCAGGTTGGGAGCAAATTGAAGGTGATCAACCACATGCTTCATATTCACATTACAAAGGTAAAAAGCCGTTTGAAGCGAGCGAAGTGAAGGCGCTTTTGACTTTTACTAAAAATACTCAGCCATTAGTTTCTGTATCATACCACACCTCAGGCCGTATGATTTATTGGTATTACTTTAATGAACTACAGCATTTGCATCGTGATTATCAGCTAATTGAACAAGTGGCTGAAAAGACAGATTATGAAATATCCTATCCACCTGCAAATGCAATTGGCGGCGGATATACGGATTGGTTTATTCAAGAATATAAAAGACCTGCATTAACACTTGAGCTAAGTTATCTTGTAGAGGAAACAAATCCGCCATTATGTGTTTTGGAAGAAGAATGGGAAAAGAATAAAGAGGTTGGATTGATTTTAGCAAATTTTGCAAAAAGGGAATTTTTACAGTGA
- a CDS encoding DUF3889 domain-containing protein produces MKPFSLSKILFTFVALTLIFTAGMKAYGEQNVEEIDYEKWSKIAISSVKEKYPDAELVDYRYVKREVVNEEESKDIFHVKVKQKNQVFIANVDVVFNPKTAKLITVNIEKVEGAPSF; encoded by the coding sequence ATGAAGCCGTTTTCACTATCTAAAATTCTTTTTACATTCGTAGCGTTAACATTGATTTTCACAGCAGGAATGAAAGCATATGGTGAACAAAATGTAGAGGAAATTGACTATGAAAAGTGGAGCAAGATTGCTATTTCATCTGTTAAAGAAAAGTACCCTGATGCAGAACTAGTTGATTATAGGTATGTAAAACGTGAAGTGGTCAATGAAGAGGAATCAAAGGATATTTTCCATGTGAAAGTGAAGCAAAAGAATCAAGTGTTTATTGCTAATGTAGATGTTGTGTTTAATCCGAAAACAGCAAAACTTATTACTGTGAATATAGAAAAAGTAGAAGGTGCTCCTAGTTTCTAG
- a CDS encoding RrF2 family transcriptional regulator → MRLTNYTDYSLRVLIYLATKPKNELSNIKEIAEVYNISKNHLMKVTYELGKMKVIETIRGRNGGIRLAHSPEDINIGEIVRKTEEDFHIVECFDSNHNQCILSPVCSLKHVLNSALQAYLAVLDQYTLADLVKNQHSILEYFLNQK, encoded by the coding sequence ATGAGATTAACAAATTACACCGATTACTCACTAAGAGTATTAATATATTTAGCCACAAAGCCAAAGAATGAACTCTCCAATATTAAAGAAATTGCCGAAGTGTATAATATTTCGAAAAACCATCTTATGAAGGTCACTTATGAACTTGGTAAAATGAAGGTCATTGAAACAATACGCGGACGCAATGGAGGAATCAGGTTAGCTCATTCACCTGAAGACATAAATATTGGAGAAATCGTCCGTAAAACCGAAGAAGATTTTCACATTGTAGAATGCTTTGACAGTAATCACAATCAATGTATCCTCTCACCGGTATGTAGTCTAAAACATGTTCTTAACAGTGCATTACAAGCATACTTGGCAGTTCTTGATCAGTATACTTTGGCTGACTTAGTGAAAAATCAACATTCCATATTAGAATATTTCCTAAATCAAAAGTAG
- the hmpA gene encoding NO-inducible flavohemoprotein — translation MLSENTIKIVKSTAPILADRGVEITTYFYEKLFEAHPALLNIFNHANQKKGRQQTALANTVYAAATYIDQLEVLIPAVKQIAHKHRSLGVKEEHYPIVGEFLLKAIKDVLGDAATPEIINAWAEAYGVIAQVFIDVEKEMYNEAKAQAWEGFKAFKVVNKIKESSVITSFYLQPADGSSTPTFKPGQYVTVRLKVEGEEYLLNRQYSLSDAPGENHLRISVKKEGEEPSSLGKVSNYLHEHVNEGDEVEITAPAGDFVLNETDNTPVYLISGGVGITPMMSMLKRIADQQPDRHVTFIHAAKNGALQAFQEEVTETVNSLSNAKKVIVFQNPTPSDRENRKFDEEGYVDFNKLQTIVEEKEASFYVCGPVAFMKNTIENLEKLGVKEENIHFEFFGPSINLKADQTA, via the coding sequence ATGTTATCCGAAAATACGATTAAAATCGTAAAGTCTACTGCACCCATCCTTGCTGATCGAGGTGTCGAAATCACCACATATTTTTATGAAAAATTGTTTGAAGCACACCCAGCGCTATTGAATATTTTTAACCATGCAAATCAAAAAAAAGGCCGTCAGCAAACAGCTTTAGCCAATACTGTATATGCTGCAGCGACATATATTGACCAGCTTGAAGTATTAATACCAGCTGTGAAGCAAATTGCTCATAAGCACCGCAGTCTTGGTGTGAAAGAAGAACATTATCCAATTGTCGGCGAATTTTTACTTAAAGCAATAAAAGATGTACTAGGTGATGCGGCTACACCTGAAATTATTAACGCATGGGCTGAAGCATATGGAGTCATTGCCCAAGTATTTATTGATGTTGAGAAAGAAATGTATAATGAGGCAAAAGCTCAGGCTTGGGAAGGTTTCAAGGCCTTTAAAGTTGTAAATAAAATTAAGGAAAGTTCAGTTATCACTTCCTTTTATTTACAGCCTGCAGATGGCTCAAGCACACCAACTTTTAAACCAGGTCAATACGTTACTGTCCGTCTAAAAGTTGAAGGTGAAGAGTACTTATTAAATCGTCAATATAGCTTATCAGACGCACCAGGTGAGAACCATTTAAGAATATCTGTGAAAAAAGAAGGGGAAGAACCTTCATCACTAGGAAAGGTGTCAAATTATTTACATGAACATGTAAATGAAGGAGACGAAGTGGAGATAACTGCTCCAGCAGGTGACTTTGTATTAAATGAAACGGATAACACTCCTGTATATCTTATCAGTGGTGGCGTAGGGATCACTCCAATGATGAGTATGTTAAAAAGAATTGCTGATCAGCAACCTGATCGACATGTAACATTTATCCATGCAGCAAAAAATGGTGCACTTCAAGCTTTCCAAGAAGAAGTAACGGAAACAGTAAATTCGTTGTCTAATGCAAAAAAAGTGATCGTATTCCAAAATCCAACACCGTCAGATAGAGAAAATCGTAAATTTGATGAAGAAGGCTATGTTGATTTCAATAAACTTCAAACAATTGTGGAAGAGAAGGAAGCATCATTTTATGTTTGCGGACCGGTAGCTTTCATGAAAAATACAATTGAAAATCTTGAAAAACTAGGTGTAAAAGAAGAAAATATTCATTTTGAATTTTTCGGTCCTTCCATAAATTTAAAAGCGGATCAGACTGCTTAA
- a CDS encoding metal-sensitive transcriptional regulator, which produces MDYNDQIKNRVKRMEGQLRGILKMMEENKDCKEVITQLSAVRSAVDRTVGVIVSSNLVECVMEAEKNGQNTDELIKEAVNLLVKSR; this is translated from the coding sequence ATGGACTACAATGATCAAATTAAAAATAGAGTAAAAAGAATGGAAGGACAGCTTAGAGGGATTTTGAAAATGATGGAAGAGAACAAGGATTGTAAAGAAGTCATCACTCAACTGTCAGCTGTACGCTCCGCTGTGGATCGAACAGTAGGAGTGATCGTAAGTTCAAACTTAGTAGAATGTGTTATGGAAGCAGAGAAAAACGGTCAAAATACGGATGAATTAATAAAAGAAGCAGTCAACCTCCTTGTAAAAAGCAGATAA
- a CDS encoding sulfurtransferase TusA family protein, which produces MTVDKVLDAKGLACPIPIVKTKKAMTELESGQVLEIHTTDKGAKNDLTAWAKSGGHELLKHEEENNILKFWIKKG; this is translated from the coding sequence ATGACAGTAGATAAAGTTTTAGATGCAAAAGGATTAGCGTGTCCAATACCAATTGTGAAAACAAAAAAGGCGATGACTGAATTGGAATCAGGACAAGTGTTAGAGATTCATACAACAGATAAAGGGGCAAAAAATGATCTTACTGCATGGGCAAAATCAGGTGGACATGAGCTTTTGAAACATGAAGAAGAAAATAATATTTTAAAATTTTGGATCAAAAAAGGGTAA
- a CDS encoding DsrE/DsrF/DrsH-like family protein: protein MTEKKSTTIILFSGDYDKAMAAYIIANGAAAYDHEVTIFHTFWGLNALRKDEAISIKKGFMENMFAKMMPRGADKMGLSNMNFAGMGPKMIKNVIKKHNAVPLPQLIEMAQEQDVKLVACTMTMDLLGLQKEELLDQIEYAGVAAYLADAQEGNVNLFI from the coding sequence ATGACAGAAAAGAAAAGTACAACAATCATCTTATTTAGCGGAGACTATGATAAAGCGATGGCGGCATACATCATAGCGAATGGTGCAGCGGCTTATGATCATGAAGTGACTATCTTCCACACTTTTTGGGGATTAAATGCATTGCGAAAAGATGAAGCTATTTCGATTAAAAAAGGTTTCATGGAAAATATGTTTGCGAAAATGATGCCAAGAGGGGCAGATAAAATGGGCTTATCAAACATGAACTTTGCGGGAATGGGTCCTAAAATGATTAAAAACGTAATCAAAAAGCATAATGCAGTACCTTTACCTCAATTGATTGAAATGGCACAAGAGCAAGATGTTAAGTTAGTTGCATGTACAATGACTATGGATTTATTAGGTCTACAGAAAGAAGAGTTGTTAGATCAAATTGAATATGCTGGAGTTGCTGCATATTTAGCTGACGCTCAAGAAGGTAATGTAAATTTATTTATATAA
- a CDS encoding rhodanese-like domain-containing protein: MDYLNVIILALVIFYFIKRLLPAKGVKQISTTDLKKALTDKNKQFIDVRTPGEFRVNNIRGFNNIPLHQLAKNANKLSKEKEVVVICQSGMRSNKASKLLKKQGFKQVTNVKGGMSAWS; the protein is encoded by the coding sequence ATGGACTATTTGAATGTTATCATTCTCGCACTCGTTATTTTCTATTTTATCAAGCGTCTTTTGCCGGCAAAAGGTGTGAAACAAATATCTACAACAGACTTAAAAAAAGCATTGACTGATAAAAATAAACAATTTATTGATGTACGAACTCCAGGAGAGTTCAGGGTAAACAATATTCGCGGCTTTAACAATATTCCACTTCATCAATTAGCCAAAAATGCAAATAAACTATCAAAGGAAAAAGAGGTAGTTGTCATCTGTCAAAGTGGAATGAGAAGTAACAAGGCTAGTAAGTTATTAAAAAAACAAGGGTTTAAACAAGTGACAAATGTAAAAGGCGGCATGAGTGCTTGGAGTTAA
- a CDS encoding rhodanese-like domain-containing protein produces the protein MKEMTAKEVEELLNEGKKLAIIDVREVDEVVEGKIPGAVNIPLGLVEFRMHELDKSKEYTMVCRSGGRSGKAAKFLESHGFKIINMTGGMLAWEGNVEK, from the coding sequence GTGAAGGAAATGACTGCAAAAGAAGTAGAAGAATTACTTAATGAAGGAAAGAAACTTGCTATTATTGATGTACGTGAAGTAGATGAAGTAGTTGAAGGGAAAATTCCGGGAGCTGTAAATATTCCATTAGGATTAGTAGAGTTTCGTATGCATGAATTAGATAAATCAAAAGAGTATACGATGGTGTGCCGTTCTGGTGGAAGAAGCGGTAAAGCTGCTAAATTCCTTGAAAGTCATGGATTTAAAATCATTAATATGACTGGTGGTATGCTTGCGTGGGAAGGAAATGTAGAGAAATAA
- a CDS encoding sulfurtransferase TusA family protein — MENVKANEVLDAKGLACPMPIVKTKKAINTLEDGFVLEVQATDKGSKADMKAWAESTGHQYLGTIEEGDVLRHYIRKSSSDDTIDRKHPVVANNEELEKKLKENENIVVLDVREAAEYAFNHIPNSITIPLGELENRYNELNKDDVIYVVCRTGSRSDFAAQKLTENGFTNVINVVPGMSQWSGETTSI; from the coding sequence ATGGAGAACGTGAAAGCAAATGAAGTATTAGATGCAAAAGGATTAGCGTGTCCAATGCCGATAGTAAAAACCAAAAAAGCAATAAATACCCTAGAGGATGGTTTCGTTTTGGAAGTTCAAGCTACAGATAAAGGATCAAAAGCAGACATGAAAGCATGGGCTGAAAGCACGGGACATCAGTATTTAGGCACAATTGAAGAGGGAGACGTGTTAAGGCATTATATTAGAAAGTCATCAAGTGATGACACCATCGATAGAAAACACCCAGTAGTTGCGAATAACGAAGAACTAGAAAAGAAATTGAAAGAAAATGAGAACATTGTTGTTCTAGATGTAAGGGAAGCAGCAGAGTATGCATTTAATCATATACCTAATTCCATCACGATTCCTTTGGGGGAACTAGAGAATCGATATAATGAATTAAACAAAGATGATGTTATTTATGTTGTATGTCGTACTGGAAGTCGTAGTGATTTTGCTGCACAAAAATTAACAGAAAACGGATTTACGAACGTTATTAATGTTGTGCCGGGCATGAGTCAGTGGTCTGGGGAAACGACGAGTATTTAA
- a CDS encoding MBL fold metallo-hydrolase, producing MTVNVMTSKEVTKKVFNKEELFILDVRNESDFQDWKIEGENFAFLNVPYFDLLDGVKEIIDKLPANKDILVVCAKEGSSIMVAEMLSEAGLTVSYLKGGMKAWSEHLEPVKIGDLQNGGEIYQFVRIGKGCLSYMVVSNGETAIIDSTRMTDIYLDFAKGLDVKITHVFDTHLHADHISGGKIISEKTNATYWLPPKDAEDVTFEYQPLEDGHDVVIGNTKITIQALYSPGHTIGSTSFVIDEKFLLSGDILFIDSIGRPDLAGMAEDWVGDLRESLYKRYRELSEELIVLPAHFMMIDELNDDGSVSEKLGTLYAKNHGLNIDDDNEFRKLVTENLPPQPNAYQEIRQTNMGKMTPDEEKQREMEIGPNRCAVR from the coding sequence ATGACTGTAAATGTAATGACTTCAAAAGAAGTAACAAAAAAGGTATTTAATAAAGAAGAATTATTTATTTTAGATGTTCGTAATGAAAGTGACTTTCAAGATTGGAAAATTGAAGGAGAAAACTTCGCTTTTTTAAACGTTCCTTACTTTGATTTACTTGATGGTGTCAAAGAAATAATAGATAAGCTGCCTGCCAATAAAGATATCTTAGTTGTTTGTGCAAAAGAAGGTTCATCTATCATGGTAGCTGAAATGTTGTCAGAAGCCGGACTTACAGTTTCTTACCTAAAAGGTGGAATGAAGGCTTGGAGTGAACATTTAGAACCTGTAAAAATTGGCGATTTACAAAATGGCGGAGAAATTTATCAATTTGTCCGTATCGGAAAAGGCTGCTTATCATATATGGTTGTTTCAAATGGTGAAACAGCCATTATTGATTCAACGAGAATGACAGATATTTATCTGGATTTTGCAAAAGGGTTGGATGTAAAAATTACTCATGTCTTTGATACACATCTTCATGCAGATCACATTTCAGGTGGAAAAATCATTTCTGAAAAAACAAACGCAACATACTGGCTGCCGCCAAAGGATGCAGAGGATGTAACGTTTGAGTACCAACCGCTTGAAGATGGACATGATGTTGTCATTGGAAACACAAAGATAACGATTCAAGCTTTATATTCTCCAGGTCACACCATTGGGTCAACTTCATTTGTAATAGATGAGAAGTTCTTACTTTCAGGCGATATCTTATTTATTGATTCAATTGGAAGACCTGATCTAGCTGGGATGGCGGAAGATTGGGTTGGAGATTTAAGAGAAAGTCTTTACAAACGTTACAGAGAGTTGTCTGAAGAATTGATCGTTCTTCCAGCACATTTCATGATGATTGATGAATTAAACGATGATGGAAGTGTATCAGAAAAATTAGGTACACTATATGCAAAAAATCATGGTTTGAACATCGATGACGATAATGAATTTAGAAAGCTAGTCACTGAAAACCTGCCGCCACAGCCAAATGCCTACCAAGAAATTCGTCAAACAAATATGGGGAAAATGACCCCTGATGAAGAAAAACAACGTGAAATGGAAATTGGACCAAACCGTTGTGCTGTTCGATGA
- a CDS encoding sulfite exporter TauE/SafE family protein, with protein MDFTFIISIFLIGFIGSYISGMLGIGGSIIKYPMLLYIPPLFGLAAFTAHEVSGISAVQVLFATIGGVWAYRKGGYLNKKLIGYMGVSILIGSFVGGYGSKLMSESGINFIYGILALIAALMMFIPKKGIDDIPLDQVKFNKWIAALLALIVGIGAGIVGAAGAFLLVPIMLVVLKIPTRMTIASSLAITFISSIGATVGKITTGQVDYFPAFIMVIASVIASPLGAMAGKKINTKVLQFFLALLICTTAMKIWLDLL; from the coding sequence ATGGACTTTACATTTATTATATCAATCTTCTTAATTGGATTTATAGGTTCATATATTTCAGGAATGCTGGGAATTGGCGGTTCCATCATTAAATACCCGATGCTTTTATATATCCCTCCTTTATTCGGCTTAGCAGCATTTACTGCACATGAAGTCTCTGGGATAAGCGCTGTTCAAGTATTATTTGCGACAATCGGTGGTGTTTGGGCATATCGAAAAGGCGGCTATTTAAATAAGAAGTTAATTGGTTATATGGGCGTTAGTATTTTAATTGGTAGTTTCGTAGGTGGATATGGTTCTAAGTTAATGTCGGAGAGTGGTATTAATTTCATATATGGTATATTAGCGTTAATTGCCGCGCTTATGATGTTTATTCCGAAAAAAGGGATTGATGATATTCCGCTTGATCAGGTGAAGTTTAATAAATGGATTGCGGCTTTACTCGCTCTAATCGTAGGTATAGGGGCTGGTATTGTTGGAGCAGCTGGGGCCTTTTTGTTAGTTCCTATCATGTTAGTCGTGTTAAAGATTCCAACAAGAATGACCATTGCTTCTTCACTAGCCATTACGTTCATTTCATCAATTGGTGCAACTGTTGGGAAGATTACGACAGGTCAAGTTGATTATTTCCCAGCTTTTATTATGGTTATTGCAAGTGTTATCGCTTCACCTCTAGGAGCCATGGCAGGGAAGAAGATAAATACAAAAGTGTTACAGTTTTTTTTAGCGCTATTAATTTGTACAACAGCAATGAAAATTTGGTTGGATCTATTATAA
- a CDS encoding ferritin-like domain-containing protein, translating to MYHYYDLTRQTNKLISHIEKAINGEYSAINCYSKIAELAPNEEVKKQILEIRQDETKHFQQFVQIYGNLTGRQPQPKIVEECPNSYKSCLEFALKDEQKTVDFYLDIADESTNPRIKEAFRRAAADEQNHAVWFLYYFVKVK from the coding sequence ATGTATCATTATTATGATTTAACTAGACAAACGAATAAGTTAATTTCTCATATTGAAAAAGCAATCAATGGAGAGTATAGTGCGATCAATTGTTACTCAAAGATAGCAGAGTTGGCACCTAACGAAGAGGTAAAAAAGCAAATACTTGAAATCCGTCAAGATGAGACAAAACATTTTCAACAGTTTGTCCAAATATATGGCAACTTAACTGGACGCCAACCTCAACCAAAAATTGTAGAAGAGTGTCCAAATAGCTATAAAAGCTGCTTAGAATTTGCGTTAAAGGATGAGCAGAAAACTGTTGATTTTTACCTGGATATTGCGGATGAATCTACCAATCCAAGAATTAAAGAAGCCTTCCGCAGAGCAGCAGCGGATGAACAAAATCATGCGGTCTGGTTTTTATACTATTTTGTAAAAGTAAAATAA
- a CDS encoding GntR family transcriptional regulator has protein sequence MKLQEDKPCHLEISEYFIDHIQSGVFRENEKLPSENELCLQFKVNRHVVRQALARLTNLGWITPFQGRGCYVNPIQRPIQYVLSSNTRFSDNMKHLGIEHQSELISWEKGLPTEVEQKNLFLTNNQAIYRLEILRLINRQPLSITTTVMPEEEVPNLESCLENFSSLYRILSDNYQVRPIRSRSIFQATLPMLKDAKILEIPENIPIIQIESIMNHPGGNPIEYSIARIRGDMHKCLVEF, from the coding sequence ATGAAATTACAAGAGGACAAGCCTTGTCATTTGGAAATTTCCGAGTATTTCATTGATCATATTCAATCTGGAGTTTTCAGAGAAAATGAGAAACTCCCCTCAGAAAATGAACTTTGTTTGCAATTTAAGGTAAATCGTCATGTTGTAAGACAGGCACTTGCAAGGCTTACGAATTTAGGCTGGATTACGCCTTTTCAAGGCAGGGGCTGTTATGTAAATCCAATTCAAAGGCCAATTCAATATGTATTGTCATCAAACACTCGATTTTCTGACAATATGAAACACTTAGGGATTGAACATCAAAGTGAATTAATTAGCTGGGAAAAAGGCTTGCCAACAGAAGTGGAACAAAAGAACCTTTTTTTAACAAATAACCAAGCTATTTATCGATTGGAAATTCTTAGATTAATTAATAGACAGCCTCTTTCTATCACAACAACTGTCATGCCTGAAGAGGAGGTTCCCAATCTGGAAAGCTGCTTAGAAAATTTTTCATCACTTTATCGCATTTTATCAGACAATTATCAGGTGCGGCCTATTCGTTCAAGATCAATCTTTCAGGCAACTCTGCCAATGCTTAAGGATGCAAAAATCTTAGAAATTCCAGAAAATATCCCGATTATTCAAATCGAAAGCATCATGAATCATCCAGGCGGTAATCCGATAGAGTACAGTATTGCAAGAATTAGAGGCGATATGCATAAATGCCTAGTTGAATTTTAG